One region of Alosa sapidissima isolate fAloSap1 chromosome 1, fAloSap1.pri, whole genome shotgun sequence genomic DNA includes:
- the si:rp71-1g18.1 gene encoding zinc finger protein 629, translated as MSESVPDFQSQIVFIMDVLMRVAVKEITKLFEGHSIDSGRSKVETVENPWGKSVFQSDLRTDMETALKHCGDNYKCSVGVQVGDEFIPQEKEALTHRQPNPHHHPLCSSHQSPQQEGGVATDLREKVALEAVDLHCTVDLPCMVLKDRDGESGSSHTNNLSGTQQTELPSATNDTMELNSLFDSLKKSLAWPESQEPDCVSKATCNKTEQPEQSSDDLDCEKFVPHSETLTTTTPMSLSDQSTNNSHLVSGTIAPEQVMVPEPPPSPFRHKTVHFQMGVNHADWKLLKPCSVQLVNVRLLATASNWPRFRLAGPKRFPRPKDLRAHQGLHTGRRLCCFTECGNGVWRLQRVLSSSLPPTAGSPLACKICGKNFKRRKILRRHERFHTGERPYSCTLCSKAFTLRKSLRRHLRFHSGERPHGCPHCGKCFRLKDNLKTHLRFHTGERPYACTLCPKSYRILKNLERHSLTH; from the exons ATGTCGGAATCGGTACCTGACTTTCAATCGCAGATTGTGTTTATAATGGATGTGTTGATGAGGGTGGCTGTGAAGGAAATAACCAAACTTTTCGAAGGACACTCCATCGATTCTGGAAGATCTAAAGTTGAAACTGTGGAAAATCCCTGGGGGAAGTCTGTTTTCCAATCGGATTTACGAACTGACATGGAAACTGCATTGAAACATTGTGGAGATAATTATAAATGCAGTGTTGGTGTGCAAGTTGGAGATGAATTCATTCCACAGGAGAAAGAAG CTCTGACGCACCGACAGCCCAacccccaccatcacccccTGTGTAGCTCACATCAAAGTCCTCAGCAAGAAGGGGGAGTGGCCACTGATCTACGGGAGAAGGTGGCGCTGGAAGCCGTCGACCTGCACTGCACTGTTGACTTGCCTTGCATGGTGCTCAAAGACAGG GATGGAGAGTCTGGAAGTAGCCATACAAATAACCTGTCTGGAACACAGCAGactgagttgcccagtgctacCAATG ACACCATGGAGCTTAACAGTCTTTTTGACTCTTTGAAAAAGTCTTTGGCGTGGCCAGAAAGCCAAGAGCCAGATTGTGTCTCCAAGGCCACGTGCAACAAGACAGAACAACCAGAGCAAAGCTCGGATGACCTCGACTGTGAGAAGTTCGTTCCACATTCAGAGactctcaccaccaccacccccatgaGTCTGTCAGACCAAAGCACCAACAACTCACATTTGGTCAGCGGCACCATAGCTCCTGAGCAGGTGATGGTGCCAGAGCCTCCACCCTCCCCCTTCAGACACAAGACTGTGCACTTTCAGATGGGGGTGAACCACGCAGACTGGAAGCTGCTGAAACCCTGCTCGGTGCAGCTGGTCAACGTGCGGCTGCTGGCGACGGCCTCCAATTGGCCGAGGTTCCGCCTGGCCGGCCCCAAGCGCTTTCCCAGGCCCAAGGACCTGCGCGCCCACCAGGGCCTCCACACTGGCCGGCGTCTCTGCTGCTTCACCGAGTGCGGCAACGGCGTGTGGCGGCTGCAGCGCGTCCTTTCCTCCTCGTTGCCGCCGACCGCCGGAAGCCCCCTCGCCTGCAAGATCTGCGGCAAGAATTTCAAGCGGCGCAAGATCCTGCGGCGGCACGAACGCTTCCACACGGGCGAGCGGCCTTACTCTTGCACACTCTGCAGCAAGGCCTTCACGCTGCGCAAGAGCCTGCGCCGCCACCTGCGCTTCCATTCTGGGGAGAGGCCGCACGGGTGCCCGCACTGTGGCAAGTGCTTCCGACTCAAGGACAACCTGAAGACCCACCTGCGGTTCCACACCGGGGAAAGGCCCTACGCCTGCACTCTCTGCCCCAAGAGCTACCGGATCCTTAAGAACCTGGAGAGGCACAGTCTCACGCACTGA
- the casq1a gene encoding calsequestrin-1a, translating to MKWGWVLLGLLMAFGQLAWGQKGLDIPEFDGRDRVIDLNIKNFKAVMKKYDVFVIYYHEHVGSSRVAQKQFEVEELALELAAQVLDDLDDEDIGFGVLDEKKDSAVAKKLGLDEEDCVYIFADDEVIEYDGELAADTLVEFIYDLLDDPVEILDNRHELKGFFNIDEDIKLVGFFKNEKSDHFDAYEDAAEEFHPHIKFFATFDSKVAKALDLKLNEVDFYEPFMDEPVTIPGKPYSEDELVDFIEDHDRPTLRKLQPHNMYEIWEDDMDGEHIIAFAEESDPDGFEFLEILKDVAQDNTDNPDLSIIWIDPDDFPLLVPYWEKIFDIDLSDPQIGVVDVDDAESVWFDMDDEDDMPTADELEDWIEDVLEGEIDPDDDDDDDDDDDDDDDDDDDDDDDDDDDDDDDDDDDDDDDDDDDDDDDDDDDDDDDDDDDDDDDDDDDDDDDDDDDDDDDDDDDDDDDDDY from the exons ATGAAGTGGGGTTGGGTGCTGTTGGGCCTGCTTATGGCCTTCGGGCAGCTAGCTTGGGGCCAGAAGGGTTTGGACATACCTGAGTTCGACGGACGGGACCGCGTCATCGACCTCAACATAAAGAACTTTAAGGCTGTGATGAAGAAGTATGACGTGTTCGTCATTTACTACCACGAGCACGTTGGGAGCAGCCGTGTCGCCCAAAAGCAGTTTGAGGTCGAGGAGCTGGCCCTTGAG CTTGCAGCCCAGGTCCTGGATGACCTAGATGACGAAGATATAGGATTCGGTGTGCTTGATGAGAAGAAGGACAGTGCTGTTGCCAAGAAACTAG GTTTGGATGAGGAAGACTGTGTCTATATCTTCGCTGATGATGAGGTCATTGAGTATGATGGAGAGCTTGCTGCTGACACACTGGTGGAGTTCATCtatgat TTGCTTGATGACCCCGTGGAAATCCTTGACAACAGGCACGAGCTGAAAGGTTTCTTCAACATTGATGAGGACATCAAACTGGTGGGCTTCTTCAAGAATGAGAAATCTGACC ATTTTGATGCCTATGAGGATGCAGCTGAGGAATTCCACCCTCATATCAAGTTCTTCGCCACCTTTGACTCCAAG GTTGCTAAGGCCCTCGACCTCAAGCTGAATGAAGTTGACTTCTACGAACCCTTCATGGATGAACCCGTCACCATCCCTGGAAAACCGTACTCAGAGGATGAGCTTGTTGACTTCATTGAGGACcatgacag ACCAACCTTGAGGAAACTGCAACCTCACAACATGTATGAGATCTGG GAGGATGACATGGATGGCGAGCACATCATTGCATTCGCCGAGGAGAGTGATCCAG ATGGCTTTGAGTTCCTGGAGATCTTGAAGGATGTTGCTCAGGATAACACAGACAACCCTGATCTCAGCATCATCTGGATCGACCCCGATGACTTCCCACTG CTTGTCCCTTATTGGGAGAAGATTTTCGACATTGACCTTTCTGATCCCCAGATTGGTGTAGTGGATGTTGATGAC GCGGAGAGCGTGTGGTTTGATATGGACGATGAGGATGACATGCCTACTGCCGATGAACTGGAGGACTGGATTGAAGATGTGTTGGAGGGAGAAATAGatcctgatgatgatgatgatgatgacgatgacgacgatgacgacgatgatgatgacgacgacgacgacgacgacgacgatgatgatgacgatgatgacgacgatgatgacgatgatgacgatgacgatgacgatgatgatgatgacgacgatgatgatgatgacgacgacgatgacgacgacgatgatgacgatgatgatgacgatgatgatgacgatgatgatgatgatgacgatgatgatgatgatgatgatgatgatgatgacgacgattattaa
- the LOC121709931 gene encoding LOW QUALITY PROTEIN: heterogeneous nuclear ribonucleoproteins C1/C2 (The sequence of the model RefSeq protein was modified relative to this genomic sequence to represent the inferred CDS: inserted 2 bases in 1 codon), with protein MDRSPSLASLMASNVTNKTDPRSLNSRVFIGNLNTMLVTKADVEAIFAKYGKIVGCSVHKGYAFVQFANERNARAAVASEDGRMVVGQVLDINLAAEPKPHRAKTTKRSAGDMYSSSTFDLDYDFQRDYYDRVYSYPSRVPPPPPPXLPRAVIPSKRPRVSISSGGSRRTKSSFSSSKSSQRTSSRTMKADDLQTIKKELTQIKNKVDYLLESLDRMEKDHSKKSEGKSVKTEAGEASSLQHTSSKKEREPQELNDSEEEGDLLEEEEEEEEVKSQGRENEEEEEEGEEGEQEEGEDDGDSVNGDDS; from the exons ATGGA TCGCTCACCTTCCCTGGCAAGCCTGATGGCCAGCAACGTGACCAACAAGACGGACCCACGTTCGCTCAACTCGCGGGTCTTCATCGGCAACCTCAACACCATGCTGGTGACCAAGGCCGATGTGGAGGCCATCTTCGCCAAGTACGGCAAGATCGTGGGTTGCTCTGTGCACAAGGGCTACGCCTTCGTGCAGTTCGCCAACGAGAGGAACGCCAGGGCAGCCGTAGCCAGCGAAGACGGTCGTATGGTCGTGGGGCAGGTTCTGG ATATTAATTTAGCCGCAGAGCCCAAACCACACAGGGCAAAGACTACAAAGCGCTCAGCAGGAGACATGTACAG TAGTTCAACATTTGACCTGGACTATGACTTCCAGAGAGATTACTATGACAG GGTGTACTCGTACCCATCACGTGTGCCTCCCccgccaccccc cctcccacgtGCAGTCATCCCCTCCAAGCGGCCCCGTGTCAGCATCAGCAGTGGTGGCAGCCGCCGCACCAAGTCCAGCTTCTCCTCGTCCAAAAGCAGCCAGAGGACATCCTCACGCACca TGAAGGCAGACGATCTGCAGACCATTAAAAAAGAGCTGACGCAGATAAAAAATAAGGTGGACTATCTGCTGGAAAGTCTGGACCGTATGGAGAAGGATCACAGCAAGAAGTCCG AGGGTAAGAGCGTTAAGACAGAAGCTGGAGAGGCATCGTCCCTACAGCACACCAGCAGCAAGAAGGAGCGGGAGCCTCAGGAGCTCAATGACTCCGAGGAGGAGGGAGacctgctggaggaggaggaggaagaggaggag GTGAAGAGCCAaggaagagagaatgaggaggaagaagaggaaggcgAGGAGGGGGAGCAGGAGGAAGGCGAAGATGACGGAGACAGTGTCAACGGAGACGACTCCTAA